Proteins encoded by one window of Bubalus bubalis isolate 160015118507 breed Murrah chromosome 4, NDDB_SH_1, whole genome shotgun sequence:
- the LOC102407873 gene encoding killer cell lectin-like receptor 5, with translation MSDASDYEQPPENTEQTETIPIVDLEPSLALPPPPPEDEWGPIPEHTNVNASRFSFSLIIPVILGIFSLLLLMLCGFFGYQYFQSVQESESKMKSFNQWNESFQNKEEKCIQIQKLLDQNKEILEKLQNQNKNMTEALQELKAKGGDGCGSPLSHWVQHRDHCYYQTLKTVSWSECSDLCVSWNATFLNTERSRLMCILKLLAVNQTWLGLSYKDNEWKWEDGSLPSGLKWRLPKPSMDFQGKCVYAGVHTVGIDNCTVSSSCLCEKPVCA, from the exons ATGTCAGATGCTTCAGACTATGAACAACCTccag aaaatacagagcagACAGAGACCATCCCTATTGTGGACTTGGAACCATCTCttgcccttcctcctcctcctcctgaggaTGAATGGGGCCCAATTCCTGAGCACACCAACGTGAACG CTTCTcgtttttccttctctctcataATTCCTGTGATCCTGGGAATCTTCAGCCTGCTGCTTTTGATGCTGTGTGGATTCTTTGGTTACCAGT ACTTTCAAAGTGTTCAGGAATCAGAGAGCAAGATGAAGAGCTTTAACCAATGGAATGAGTCTTtccaaaacaaagaggaaaaatgtaTTCAGATTCAAAAACTTCTTGACCAAAATAAAG AAATCCTAGAGAAGCTCCAAAACCAGAATAAGAATATGACTGAGGCTCTACAAgaactaaaggcaaaaggag gAGACGGGTGTGGATCCCCTCTGAGTCACTGGGTACAACACAGAGACCACTGCTACTACCAGACCCTGAAAACAGTTTCTTGGTCAGAGTGTTCAGATCTTTGTGTCTCTTGGAATGCTacatttttaaacacagaaaGGAGTAGATTGATG TGTATTCTGAAGTTACTTGCAGTAAACCAGACTTGGCTTGGCCTGTCTTATAAGGACAATGAATGGAAGTGGGAGGATGGTTCTCTTCCTTCTGGCCT CAAGTGGCGTCTACCAAAGCCAAGTATGGATTTCCAGGGGAAATGTGTGTATGCAGGTGTGCACACTGTCGGCATAGATAACTGCACCGTGTCTTCCTCGTGCCTGTGTGAGAAGCCTGTCTGTGCTTAA